A window of the Saccharomyces eubayanus strain FM1318 chromosome II, whole genome shotgun sequence genome harbors these coding sequences:
- the MIX23 gene encoding Mix23p: MAENERTFTAPQSLLDSNLTFLNDEPTPTTITLTRERCVDPSLINSFLRILRHGSDDVIRQKLNNYRKPSSISEKKCDAFLKQELYPNWQIRSSIISFCDQEATQMKAETDRKFSNTGSSATGTITDARIDPYAAREKLEDQEARYRDWTRVKEWVANNEKIEQILTSTTDRILRQNCEQNKNYLEQFAQFCKDNT; the protein is encoded by the coding sequence ATGGCGGAAAACGAACGTACGTTTACTGCACCTCAGAGCTTACTCGATTCCAACCTTACCTTTCTGAACGATGAACCGACACCTACTACAATCACTCTCACACGAGAACGATGCGTTGATCCAAGTTTAATAAACTCATTTCTAAGGATTTTAAGGCATGGTAGTGATGATGTAATAAGAcagaaattgaacaattACAGAAAACCTTCCTCTATCAGCGAAAAAAAGTGTGACGCATTTTTAAAGCAGGAACTATATCCAAATTGGCAAATACGGAGCAGTATAATTTCATTCTGTGATCAAGAAGCAACGCAAATGAAAGCTGAGACAGACCGAAAATTCAGCAACACTGGATCGAGTGCCACAGGAACCATTACTGATGCTAGAATTGACCCTTACGCAGCGAGGGAAAAACTAGAGGATCAAGAGGCTCGATATAGGGATTGGACAAGAGTAAAGGAATGGGTGGCGAATAACGAAAAAATAGAACAAATCTTAACTTCTACAACAGATAGGATTTTAAGACAAAATTGCgagcaaaacaaaaattacTTGGAACAGTTTGCACAGTTCTGTAAAGACAACACCTGA